One segment of Carya illinoinensis cultivar Pawnee chromosome 1, C.illinoinensisPawnee_v1, whole genome shotgun sequence DNA contains the following:
- the LOC122307459 gene encoding ATP-dependent DNA helicase DDM1 isoform X4, whose amino-acid sequence MDTKNEMNGEGSAGSPTSVLEDEKKAKRAVAAMLTRSHEAKQAEDVNLTEEERVEKEQQELVPLLTGGKLKQYQIKGVKWLISLWQNGLNGILADQMGLGKTIQTIGFLAHLKGKGLDGPYLVIAPLSTLSNWVNEIARFVPSMNAVIYHGDKNQRDEIRRKHMTKAIGHEFPIIVTSYEVAMNDARRCLRHYNWKYVVIDEGHRLKNAKCKLLKELKYLPVENKLLLTGTPLQNNLAELWSLLNFLLPDIFSSHNEFESWFDLSGKCNNEAMREEVEEKRRAQVVAKLHAILRPFLLRRMKADVEQLLPRKKEIILYATMTDHQKDFQDHLINRTLENHLIEKANSGRGMKGKLNNLMIQLRKNCNHPDLLESAFDGSYFYPPVEEIIGQCGKFRLLDRLLERLLAHKHKVLIFSQWTKVLDIIDYYFSEKGHEVCRIDGSVKLDERKRQISDFNDSNSNYRIFLLSTRAGGLGINLTAADTCILYDSDWNPQMDLQAMDRCHRIGQTKPVHVYRLATAQSVEGRVLKRAFSKLKLEHVVIGKGQFHQERKSSSTDVFEQEDLLALLREEETAEDKMIQTDISNEDLERVLDRSDLVVDALNNDEKSNGGGVFPLKGPGWEVVIPTATGGMLSTLNS is encoded by the exons AAGAAGGCCAAGAGGGCTGTTGCAGCCATGCTTACAAGATCTCATGAAGCCAAGCAAGCTGAAGATGTGAACCTTACTGAGGAAGAAAGAGTTGAGAAAGAACAGCAAGAACTTGTGCCCTTGTTAACTGGCGGAAAATTGAAGCAGTATCAGATCAAGGGAGTGAAGTGGTTGATATCGTTATGGCAAAATGGGCTGAACGGGATCCTTGCAGATCAAATGGGGCTTGGAAAGACAATTCAAACCATTGGCTTTCTTGCACATTTAAAAGGAAAGGGATTGGATGGACCGTATTTAGTAATTGCTCCTCTTTCTACTCTCTCAAATTGGGTGAATGAGATTGCAAG GTTTGTGCCCTCAATGAATGCTGTTATCTACCATGGCGACAAGAACCAGAGGGATGAGATACGAAGGAAGCACATGACTAAAGCAATTGGCCATGAATTTCCTATAATCGTGACTTCGTATGAGGTGGCCATGAATGATGCAAGAAGATGTTTGAGGCATTATAATTGGAAATATGTTGTAATTGATGAG GGGCACAggttaaaaaatgcaaaatgcaaaCTTCTGAAGGAATTAAAATACTTACCTGTAGAAAATAAGCTTCTGTTAACTGGGACACCTCTACAGAATAATCTGGCAGAGCTTTGGTCATTGTTAAACTTCCTTTTGCCTGATATTTTCTCATCTCATAATGAGTTTGAGTCATG GTTTGATCTGTCAGGAAAGTGTAACAATGAAGCAATGAGGGAGGAAgtggaagagaagagaagggcTCAA GTTGTAGCAAAACTACATGCTATATTGCGCCCCTTCCTTCTTAGAAGAATGAAGGCTGATGTTGAGCAGCTGCTTCCtcgaaaaaaagaaataatattgtatGCTACCATGACTGACCATCAGAAGGATTTCCAAGATCATCTAATTAACAGGACCTTGGAGAACCATTTAATTGAGAAGGCAAACTCTG GACGTGGTATGAAAGGGAAACTTAATAATCTGATGATCCAGCTTCGGAAGAACTGCAACCATCCGGACCTCTTAGAGTCTGCCTTTGATGGCTCAT ATTTCTACCCACCCGTTGAAGAGATAATTGGCCAGTGTGGTAAATTTCGCTTGCTGGACCGGCTATTGGAACGGTTGTTAGCCCACAAACATAAA GTATTGATCTTCAGCCAGTGGACAAAAGTTTTGGACATCATAGATTACTACTTTAGTGAAAAGGGACATGAAGTGTGTAGAATCGATGGCAGTGTGAAGCTAGATGAAaggaaaagacag ATCTCGGATTTCAATGATTCGAACAGCAATTACAGAATATTCCTCCTAAGCACCAGGGCTGGCGGACTGGGGATCAACCTCACTGCAGCTGACACATGTATACTCTATGACAGTGATTGG AACCCTCAAATGGATTTGCAAGCCATGGATAGATGCCATAGGATTGGTCAAACCAAGCCTGTTCATGTTTACAGGCTGGCAACAGCTCAATCTGTAGAG GGTCGTGTCTTGAAAAGGGCTTTTAGCAAATTGAAGCTTGAGCATGTGGTGATTGGGAAAGGGCAGTTTCACCAAGAAAGGAAGTCTAGCTCTACAGATGTCTTTGAG CAGGAGGATCTGCTGGCATTGCTCCGAGAGGAAGAAACAGCTGAAGACAAGATGATACAAACAGATATTAGCAATGAAGATTTGGAGAGGGTCTTAGACCGCAGTGATCTGGTTGTTGATGCATTGAACAATGACGAAAAGTCCAATGGTGGTGGTGTTTTTCCCCTCAAAGGTCCTGGCTGGGAGGTGGTGATACCAACTGCAACCGGAGGCATGCTCTCTACCCTTAACAGTTAA
- the LOC122307492 gene encoding uncharacterized protein LOC122307492, with protein sequence MQALQQAKEFRSVLGFLTRCLNSSFDLGTIVCILETAISFLYMCLVRQRLSDAQIRSHHRCPVSKCLLHQNPYHFLLTLCCIAGRISKVAKAVDQRVHKCHIGFDIALEIFWSSVFSMLVLSSYLSLA encoded by the exons ATGCAGGCGCTGCAACAGGCGAAAGAATTTCGCAGTGTGCTCGGTTTCTTGACTCGTTGCCTGAACTCGTCGTTCGATCTGGGAACAATTGTATGCATACTCGAAACCGCAATTTCCTTCCTGTATATGTGTTTGGTTCGACAACGACTCTCAGACGCCCAGATCCGGTCCCATCATAGGTGTCCCGTTTCCAAATGTCTTCTCCACCAAAACCCATATCACTTCCTG TTGACACTTTGTTGCATTGCTGGAAGAATTAGTAAGGTAGCAAAAGCTGTTGACCAACGCGTTCATAAATGTCATATA GGTTTTGATATTGCATTGGAAATCTTTTGGAGTTCAGTGTTTAGCATGCTTGTCCTGTCATCCTATCTGTCCCTTGCTTGA